The following proteins are encoded in a genomic region of Streptococcus gwangjuense:
- a CDS encoding DNA cytosine methyltransferase, whose product MSKFKILSMFSSAGISETYFEDIGLEVTVANELVSERADYYRRLHPDTNMIQGDIVDKEIYDKVISESKKCGVNMIISTPPCQGMSTLGKKQYYNDARNELFWHTLNAVEDLDPDFVFIENVPKFLKMKFQYSKMDLTFEEILNEKFSDKYIVESQILNAKDYGVPQSRPRAIIKLYKKKYLWPWPKKEDKVVTLRDAIWDLPSLESGEVSSIQWHRALKVSDMHREVMSHTPEGKSAMTNEVYYPKKKDGSKVKGFHNTYKRMKWDEPSPTRATNNYMISGHNNVHPGREREDGTWSDARAMTLREVIIVSSLPLDWGIPATLTDKEDKFVRLLIGESIPPLLSKKIIEQILIANEVNYEKL is encoded by the coding sequence GTGAGTAAATTTAAAATTTTATCAATGTTTTCTAGTGCTGGTATTTCAGAAACGTACTTTGAGGATATCGGTTTAGAAGTAACAGTAGCAAACGAATTGGTTTCAGAGAGGGCTGACTATTATCGTCGGCTACATCCAGATACAAATATGATTCAGGGTGATATAGTCGACAAAGAAATATATGATAAAGTAATATCCGAATCGAAAAAGTGTGGGGTAAACATGATAATTAGTACCCCACCTTGTCAAGGAATGAGTACTTTAGGAAAAAAACAATATTACAACGATGCTAGAAATGAATTGTTTTGGCATACTTTAAATGCAGTTGAAGATCTTGATCCTGACTTTGTTTTTATTGAAAATGTTCCTAAGTTTTTGAAAATGAAGTTTCAATACTCTAAAATGGATTTAACCTTTGAAGAAATTTTAAATGAAAAGTTTTCAGACAAATATATAGTTGAATCTCAAATTTTAAACGCTAAGGATTATGGAGTACCACAAAGTAGACCAAGAGCAATAATTAAACTCTACAAAAAAAAGTACTTGTGGCCTTGGCCTAAAAAGGAGGACAAAGTAGTTACACTTAGAGATGCAATCTGGGATTTGCCCAGCTTAGAATCTGGAGAAGTGAGTTCTATACAGTGGCATAGAGCGTTGAAAGTCAGCGATATGCACCGTGAGGTAATGTCGCATACCCCTGAAGGGAAAAGTGCTATGACTAATGAAGTGTACTATCCTAAGAAAAAAGACGGAAGCAAAGTTAAAGGTTTTCATAACACTTATAAAAGGATGAAGTGGGATGAACCGTCACCTACTAGGGCTACAAATAACTATATGATAAGCGGACATAATAATGTTCACCCCGGTAGAGAAAGGGAGGATGGAACGTGGTCAGATGCTAGAGCGATGACATTACGTGAAGTTATAATTGTTTCCTCATTACCACTTGATTGGGGTATTCCAGCTACTCTTACAGATAAGGAAGATAAGTTCGTCAGACTTTTAATTGGAGAGTCCATCCCTCCATTATTGAGTAAAAAAATCATTGAGCAAATTTTAATTGCTAATGAGGTGAATTATGAGAAATTATAA
- a CDS encoding DNA cytosine methyltransferase — translation MTVLNAVSLFSSIGIAEYYLKDIGINVVLANEIDSKRSKAHLDIYPSTEIISGDITDKDIRKDIILKADKLNVELLIATPPCQGVSLAGLNKKSEDYLKDARNFLILEAIKIFEELLPSYFLIENVPRFKKMLFPVDGEYIDLEELLIKKFGSSYNIKVEELNSANFSVPQSRARIVYRIWKKGLKWDIDNSKKIVTLEEAIGDLPSLESGEDSGLKNHFARLHPENHILAMKHTPTGKSAFDNLEYYPKKKTGEKIKGYNNTYKRMNWDRPAPTVTMRNEIISSQENVHPGRELPDGTWSDARVLSLRELLIVSSLPAEMEIPKSLSERQFRTLVGEGIPPLMMKSILEGVVV, via the coding sequence ATGACTGTTTTAAATGCTGTATCACTATTTTCTAGTATAGGAATTGCGGAATATTATTTAAAAGATATTGGAATAAATGTAGTTCTTGCAAATGAGATAGATAGCAAAAGATCTAAAGCACATTTAGATATTTATCCAAGTACTGAAATTATTTCAGGAGACATTACCGATAAAGATATTAGAAAAGATATTATTTTAAAAGCTGATAAATTAAATGTAGAATTATTGATTGCAACTCCACCTTGTCAAGGAGTATCATTAGCTGGCTTAAATAAGAAATCAGAGGACTACCTAAAAGATGCTAGAAATTTCTTAATATTAGAAGCTATAAAGATTTTTGAAGAATTATTACCTAGCTATTTTTTAATTGAAAATGTTCCGAGATTTAAAAAAATGCTGTTTCCAGTGGATGGTGAGTATATAGACTTAGAAGAATTGTTAATTAAAAAATTTGGTAGCAGTTATAATATTAAAGTTGAGGAATTGAACTCTGCTAACTTTTCAGTACCACAAAGTAGAGCCCGAATAGTTTATCGTATATGGAAAAAAGGGCTAAAATGGGACATCGACAACTCTAAAAAAATTGTCACACTAGAAGAAGCTATTGGAGATTTACCTTCTCTTGAATCAGGTGAAGATTCAGGGTTAAAAAATCACTTTGCGAGACTCCATCCAGAGAACCATATTTTAGCTATGAAACATACTCCGACAGGAAAGAGTGCATTTGATAATTTGGAGTACTATCCGAAAAAGAAAACCGGTGAAAAAATCAAGGGATACAATAATACATATAAACGGATGAATTGGGATAGACCTGCACCAACTGTCACAATGAGGAATGAGATTATTTCATCTCAAGAAAATGTTCATCCTGGTAGAGAACTTCCTGATGGTACATGGAGTGATGCTCGAGTCCTAAGTTTGCGAGAATTACTGATTGTATCGTCATTACCAGCGGAGATGGAAATTCCAAAATCTTTAAGCGAAAGACAATTTAGAACATTAGTTGGTGAGGGAATACCACCGTTGATGATGAAGAGCATATTGGAAGGAGTTGTCGTGTGA
- a CDS encoding DUF5960 family protein codes for MNFEEDFYKYSAMDVRLTFLTDDILREMVMSHKNYFKLNKENSKDGRDHYFYFKIEMSDESKTVRKYQYLRVFSSAQ; via the coding sequence ATTAATTTTGAAGAAGACTTCTATAAGTATTCAGCTATGGATGTACGATTGACATTCCTCACTGATGATATACTAAGAGAAATGGTGATGAGCCATAAGAATTATTTCAAACTCAATAAAGAGAACAGTAAAGACGGACGAGATCACTATTTTTACTTTAAAATTGAAATGAGTGATGAAAGCAAGACGGTTCGGAAGTATCAGTATTTGAGGGTGTTTAGTAGTGCACAATGA
- a CDS encoding XRE family transcriptional regulator: MYQPEKLKARRKELGMTQKEISDQLGITFQAYSAWERGIKEPSKEKVSQLEKILNVSVGYFTEIEIVQIYNSLSNNGKEKVVAYAHDLLEEEKSKKVTYISEKLFEYHVYERMSAGIGASVYGDRNFDTVYFNEELAHDFASWVSGDSMEPKYHNGSVALIRETGFDYDGAVYAVVWNNQTYIKRVYREEEGLRLVSINPKYKDIYLSYDEDPRVVGIIVGNFVPMEG, encoded by the coding sequence ATGTATCAACCAGAAAAACTTAAAGCTCGTAGAAAAGAGCTTGGCATGACTCAAAAAGAAATTTCAGACCAATTAGGTATAACGTTTCAAGCTTACTCAGCTTGGGAGCGTGGAATAAAAGAACCATCGAAAGAAAAGGTCTCTCAATTAGAAAAGATTCTGAATGTTTCAGTAGGATATTTTACCGAGATTGAAATAGTACAGATATATAATAGTCTTTCAAATAACGGAAAAGAAAAAGTAGTAGCTTATGCTCACGACTTGTTGGAAGAAGAGAAAAGTAAAAAAGTGACATATATTTCAGAAAAACTTTTTGAATATCATGTTTACGAAAGAATGTCTGCAGGTATTGGTGCTTCTGTTTATGGTGACCGTAATTTTGATACAGTCTATTTTAATGAGGAGTTGGCTCATGATTTTGCTTCTTGGGTATCAGGTGATTCAATGGAACCAAAATACCATAATGGATCTGTAGCACTGATTCGAGAGACTGGTTTTGATTATGATGGAGCTGTGTACGCAGTTGTATGGAACAATCAAACCTATATTAAAAGAGTCTATCGCGAAGAAGAAGGGTTACGTTTAGTTTCGATTAATCCTAAATACAAAGATATTTACCTCTCCTATGATGAGGATCCACGGGTTGTAGGAATCATTGTTGGGAATTTTGTACCTATGGAGGGTTAG
- a CDS encoding helix-turn-helix domain-containing protein, with the protein MAFAERLKELRKQANLTQVELAKRLGIGQSSYADWERGRKKPTQENLVKISQVLSVSIDYLVGNSEEKSNDLDNIELLFRMNSKGLTDEEKEIFKKELIEFMKERKKAFNKGE; encoded by the coding sequence ATGGCGTTTGCAGAACGTTTAAAGGAATTACGAAAACAAGCTAATCTAACTCAAGTCGAACTAGCAAAGCGATTAGGAATAGGACAATCTTCTTATGCAGATTGGGAGAGAGGTAGGAAAAAACCGACCCAAGAAAATCTAGTTAAAATTTCGCAAGTATTGAGTGTTTCAATAGACTATTTAGTTGGAAATTCAGAAGAAAAATCAAATGATTTAGACAATATTGAATTGCTTTTCCGTATGAACTCAAAAGGACTGACCGACGAAGAAAAGGAAATTTTCAAAAAAGAGTTGATTGAGTTTATGAAGGAGCGGAAGAAGGCTTTTAATAAAGGAGAGTAA
- the rpsI gene encoding 30S ribosomal protein S9, with the protein MSQAQYAGTGRRKNAVARVRLVPGTGKITVNKKDVEEYIPHADLRLVINQPFAVTSTAGSYDVFVNVVGGGYAGQSGAIRHGIARALLQVDPDFRDSLKRAGLLTRDSRKVERKKPGLKKARKASQFSKR; encoded by the coding sequence ATGTCACAAGCACAATATGCAGGTACTGGACGTCGTAAAAACGCTGTTGCACGCGTTCGCCTTGTTCCAGGAACTGGTAAAATCACTGTTAACAAAAAAGATGTTGAAGAGTACATCCCACACGCTGACCTTCGTCTTGTAATCAACCAACCATTCGCAGTTACTTCAACTGCAGGTTCATACGACGTTTTCGTTAACGTTGTAGGTGGTGGATACGCTGGTCAATCAGGAGCTATCCGTCACGGTATCGCTCGTGCCCTTCTTCAAGTAGACCCAGACTTCCGCGATTCATTGAAACGCGCAGGACTTCTTACACGTGACTCACGTAAAGTTGAACGTAAGAAACCAGGTCTTAAGAAAGCTCGTAAAGCATCACAATTCTCAAAACGTTAA
- the rplM gene encoding 50S ribosomal protein L13: MNKTTFMAKPGQVERKWYVVDATDVPLGRLSAVVASVLRGKNKPTFTPHTDTGDFVIVINAEKVKLTGKKATDKIYYTHSNHPGGLKQISAGELRSKNAVRLIEKSVKGMLPHNTLGRAQGMKLKVFVGAEHTHAAQQPEVLDISGLI; the protein is encoded by the coding sequence ATGAACAAAACAACATTTATGGCTAAACCAGGCCAAGTTGAACGTAAATGGTACGTAGTTGACGCAACTGATGTACCACTTGGACGTCTTTCTGCAGTAGTTGCTAGCGTACTTCGCGGAAAAAACAAACCAACATTTACACCACACACTGATACAGGTGACTTTGTGATTGTTATCAATGCTGAAAAAGTTAAATTGACTGGTAAAAAAGCAACTGATAAAATCTACTACACTCACTCAAACCACCCAGGTGGATTGAAACAAATCTCTGCAGGTGAACTTCGTTCTAAAAATGCAGTACGTTTGATTGAGAAATCAGTTAAAGGTATGCTTCCACACAATACACTTGGACGCGCTCAAGGTATGAAGTTGAAAGTATTTGTTGGAGCTGAGCACACTCACGCTGCACAACAACCAGAAGTTCTTGACATTTCAGGACTTATCTAA
- a CDS encoding ABC transporter permease gives MSNMWVVMKETYLRHVKSWSFFFMVISPFLFIGLSGGIGYLQGSSMAKNSKIAVVTTVPSVEDGLKGTNGINFDYKDEASAQAAIKDEKIKGYLTIDQEDSVIKAVYHGETSLETGIKLAVTNKLNELQGQLNRSAANLSQEQEKRLSQTVDFTEKIDESKENKKIVQTIAAAGLGFFLYMILITYASVTAQEVASEKGTKIMEVVFSSIRASHYFYARMLALLLVILTHIGIYVVGGLAAILLFKDLPILAQSGILNHIGEAFSLNTLLFVLVSLFMYVVLAAFLGSMVSRPEDAGKALSPLMILIIGGFFGVTALGAAGDNLILKIGSYIPFISTFFMPFRAINGYANGLESWISLAITIAFAVTATVFIGRMYASLVLQTDDLGPWKTFKRALSYK, from the coding sequence ATGAGCAATATGTGGGTTGTAATGAAGGAAACCTATCTTCGACATGTCAAATCGTGGAGTTTCTTCTTTATGGTGATTTCACCATTCTTGTTTATCGGTCTCTCTGGAGGAATTGGCTATCTCCAAGGCTCTTCTATGGCCAAAAATAGTAAGATAGCAGTAGTAACAACTGTGCCATCTGTGGAAGATGGGCTCAAGGGTACTAATGGTATCAACTTTGATTATAAGGATGAAGCCAGTGCCCAAGCTGCTATCAAAGATGAGAAAATCAAGGGTTACCTAACTATTGATCAAGAGGATAGTGTCATCAAAGCCGTTTACCATGGTGAAACTTCTCTTGAAACAGGCATCAAGCTAGCAGTGACCAATAAACTCAATGAGCTTCAAGGTCAACTCAATCGCTCGGCGGCTAATTTGTCTCAAGAACAGGAAAAACGCCTGAGTCAAACCGTTGATTTTACTGAGAAGATTGATGAATCTAAGGAAAACAAAAAAATTGTTCAAACCATTGCGGCCGCAGGGCTTGGTTTCTTCCTTTATATGATTTTGATTACCTATGCTAGTGTCACTGCTCAGGAAGTGGCTAGTGAGAAAGGAACCAAAATTATGGAGGTGGTCTTCTCTAGTATCCGAGCTAGTCATTATTTCTACGCTCGCATGCTGGCTCTGCTTCTTGTGATTTTGACCCATATTGGCATTTACGTCGTGGGTGGACTTGCTGCCATTCTTCTCTTTAAAGACCTACCAATCTTGGCACAATCTGGTATTTTAAACCATATAGGAGAGGCTTTCTCGCTCAACACCTTATTGTTTGTCTTGGTTAGCCTCTTTATGTACGTTGTTTTAGCAGCCTTCCTAGGTTCTATGGTTTCTCGTCCTGAGGATGCAGGAAAAGCCTTGTCGCCTTTGATGATTTTGATTATAGGTGGTTTTTTTGGAGTGACAGCTCTAGGTGCAGCTGGTGACAATCTCATCTTGAAGATTGGTTCATATATTCCCTTTATTTCGACTTTCTTCATGCCGTTTAGAGCTATTAATGGTTATGCAAATGGGTTAGAATCATGGATTTCGCTTGCTATTACGATTGCTTTTGCAGTAACGGCAACAGTCTTTATCGGACGTATGTATGCTAGTCTCGTTCTGCAAACAGATGATTTAGGTCCTTGGAAAACCTTTAAACGTGCCTTATCTTATAAATAG
- a CDS encoding ABC transporter ATP-binding protein — MLEVRSLEKSFGPKQVLFGIDFQARPGRILGLVGKNGAGKTTIFHSILKFLEYQGEISLDGQDIRQETYARIGYLPEERSLMPKLTVLEQVRYLATLKGMDAKEIREKLPQWMKRLEVKGKLTDKIKSLSKGNQQKIQLIITLIHEPDLIILDEPFSGLDPVNTELLKQVIFQEKERGATIIFSDHVMTNVEELCDDILMIRDGRVVLHGPVQDVRNQYGKTRLFVSSERSKEELENLPHVKQVSLTKQGSWKLILEDESAGRELFPILTQGQYITTFDQQAPTIDEIFKLESGVEV; from the coding sequence ATGCTAGAAGTAAGAAGTCTAGAGAAAAGTTTTGGACCCAAGCAAGTTTTGTTTGGTATTGACTTTCAAGCACGACCAGGTCGTATTTTGGGATTAGTAGGGAAAAACGGTGCTGGGAAAACAACGATTTTCCACAGTATTTTGAAGTTTTTAGAATACCAAGGAGAAATCAGTCTAGATGGTCAGGATATTCGTCAAGAGACCTATGCTCGGATTGGCTATCTGCCTGAAGAACGCAGTCTCATGCCTAAATTGACAGTCCTTGAACAAGTTCGCTATTTGGCGACTCTAAAAGGTATGGATGCTAAGGAAATCAGGGAAAAACTTCCTCAATGGATGAAGAGGTTGGAAGTGAAAGGGAAGCTGACAGATAAAATTAAGAGTCTGTCAAAAGGAAATCAGCAGAAGATTCAGCTCATTATTACTCTGATTCATGAACCAGACTTGATTATCTTGGATGAGCCTTTCAGTGGATTGGACCCAGTTAATACAGAATTGCTCAAACAAGTTATTTTTCAGGAAAAAGAGCGCGGAGCAACCATTATCTTTTCTGACCATGTCATGACCAACGTCGAGGAGCTTTGTGACGATATTCTCATGATTCGAGATGGTCGTGTGGTCTTGCATGGGCCAGTTCAGGATGTCCGCAATCAATACGGGAAAACGCGTCTCTTTGTTTCAAGTGAACGAAGCAAGGAAGAATTGGAAAACCTTCCTCATGTCAAACAGGTGAGCTTGACCAAACAAGGTAGTTGGAAATTGATCTTAGAGGATGAGAGCGCTGGAAGGGAACTCTTCCCAATCTTGACTCAGGGGCAATACATCACAACCTTTGACCAGCAAGCGCCAACAATTGATGAAATCTTTAAACTAGAATCAGGGGTGGAAGTATGA
- the pheT gene encoding phenylalanine--tRNA ligase subunit beta produces the protein MLVSYKWLKELVDIDVPSQELAEKMSTTGIEVEGVESPAAGLSKIVVGEVLSCEDVPETHLHVCQVNVGEEEARQIVCGAPNVRAGIKVMVALPGARIADNYKIKKGKIRGLESLGMICSLGELGISDSVVPKEFADGIQILPENAVPGEEVFSYLDLDDEIIELSITPNRADALSMRGVAHEVAAIYDKAVNFKEFTLSETDQAATDALSVGIETDKAPYYAARILDNVTIAPSPQWLQNLLMNEGIRPINNVVDVTNYILLYFGQPMHAFDLDTFEGSDIRVREARVGEKLVTLDGEERDLDVNDLVITVADKPVALAGVMGGQATEISERSSRVVLEAAVFNGKSIRKTSGRLNLRSESSSRFEKGINVATVNEALDAAASMIAELAGATVRKGIVSAGELDTSDVEVSSTLADVNRVLGTELSYADVEDVFRRLGFGLSGNADSFTVSVPRRRWDITIEADLFEEIARIYGYDRLPTSLPKDDGTAGELTATQKLRRQVRTIAEGAGLTEIITYALTTPEKAVEFTAQPSNLTELMWPMTVDRSVLRQNMISGILDTVAYNVARKNKNLALYEIGKVFEQTGNPKEELPNEINSFAFALTGLVAEKDFQTAAVPVDFFYAKGILESLFARLGLQVTYTATSEIASLHPGRTAMISLGDQVLGFLGQVHPVTAKAYDIPETYVAELNLSAIEAALQPAAPFVEITKFPAVSRDVALLLKAEVTHQEVVDAIQAAGVKRLTDIKLFDVFSGEKLGLGMKSMAYSLTFQNPEDSLTDEEVARYMEKIQASLEEKVNAEVR, from the coding sequence ATGCTTGTATCTTATAAATGGTTAAAAGAATTGGTGGACATTGATGTGCCATCACAAGAGTTGGCTGAAAAAATGTCAACTACAGGGATCGAGGTAGAAGGTGTGGAATCACCGGCTGCCGGTCTCTCAAAAATTGTCGTCGGTGAGGTCTTGTCTTGCGAAGATGTGCCAGAAACTCACCTTCATGTTTGTCAGGTTAACGTTGGCGAGGAAGAAGCTCGTCAAATCGTTTGTGGTGCACCGAATGTGCGTGCTGGTATCAAGGTTATGGTGGCTCTTCCGGGAGCTCGTATCGCTGACAACTACAAAATCAAAAAAGGAAAAATCCGTGGCTTGGAGTCACTTGGAATGATTTGTTCACTTGGTGAATTGGGTATTTCTGACTCAGTTGTGCCTAAGGAATTCGCAGATGGCATCCAAATCTTGCCAGAAAATGCCGTTCCAGGTGAGGAAGTCTTCTCATATCTAGACTTGGATGATGAAATCATCGAACTGTCTATCACACCAAACCGTGCAGATGCCCTTTCTATGCGTGGAGTGGCTCACGAAGTGGCAGCTATCTATGATAAGGCAGTCAACTTTAAAGAATTTACTCTTTCAGAAACTGACCAAGCTGCAACAGATGCTCTTTCTGTGGGCATTGAGACAGACAAGGCGCCTTACTATGCAGCTCGTATCTTGGACAATGTGACTATCGCACCAAGTCCACAATGGTTGCAAAACCTTCTCATGAACGAAGGAATCCGTCCAATCAATAACGTAGTGGACGTGACCAACTATATTCTGCTCTACTTTGGTCAACCAATGCACGCCTTTGACTTGGATACCTTTGAAGGGAGCGACATCCGTGTACGTGAAGCGCGCGTCGGTGAAAAATTGGTGACCTTGGATGGTGAAGAACGTGACTTGGACGTGAATGACTTAGTTATCACTGTCGCAGACAAGCCAGTTGCTCTTGCAGGTGTTATGGGTGGTCAAGCAACAGAAATCTCTGAAAGATCTAGTCGTGTCGTCCTTGAAGCTGCTGTTTTCAATGGCAAATCTATCCGTAAGACCAGCGGTCGCCTTAACCTTCGTTCAGAATCGTCTTCTCGCTTTGAAAAAGGGATCAATGTGGCAACTGTTAACGAAGCTCTTGATGCGGCAGCTAGCATGATTGCAGAGCTTGCAGGTGCGACTGTGCGTAAAGGCATCGTTTCAGCGGGTGAGCTTGATACCTCTGATGTGGAAGTTTCTTCAACTCTTGCTGATGTTAACCGTGTCCTTGGAACAGAGCTTTCATACGCTGATGTAGAAGACGTCTTCCGTCGTCTTGGCTTTGGTCTTTCTGGAAATGCAGACAGCTTTACAGTCAGCGTCCCACGTCGTCGTTGGGATATCACAATCGAGGCAGACCTCTTTGAAGAAATCGCTCGTATTTATGGTTATGATCGCTTGCCAACCAGCCTTCCAAAAGATGATGGTACAGCTGGTGAATTGACAGCTACACAAAAACTCCGCCGTCAAGTTCGTACGATTGCTGAAGGGGCAGGTTTGACAGAAATCATCACCTACGCTCTAACAACTCCTGAAAAAGCAGTTGAGTTTACAGCTCAACCAAGTAACCTTACAGAACTTATGTGGCCCATGACTGTGGACCGTTCTGTCCTCCGTCAAAATATGATTTCTGGTATCCTAGATACAGTTGCTTACAACGTGGCTCGTAAGAATAAAAACTTGGCTCTTTACGAGATTGGAAAAGTCTTTGAACAAACAGGTAATCCAAAAGAAGAACTTCCAAATGAAATCAACAGCTTTGCCTTTGCCTTGACAGGCTTGGTTGCTGAAAAAGATTTCCAAACAGCAGCAGTTCCAGTTGATTTCTTCTATGCTAAGGGAATCCTTGAATCCCTCTTTGCTCGTTTGGGACTCCAAGTAACTTATACAGCAACATCTGAAATCGCTAGCCTTCATCCAGGTCGTACAGCTATGATTTCACTCGGTGACCAAGTTCTTGGTTTCCTTGGCCAAGTGCATCCAGTCACTGCTAAGGCTTACGATATTCCAGAAACGTATGTAGCTGAGCTCAACCTTTCAGCCATCGAAGCTGCCCTTCAACCAGCTGCTCCATTTGTGGAAATCACCAAATTCCCAGCAGTCAGCCGTGACGTTGCACTCCTTCTCAAGGCAGAAGTGACCCACCAAGAAGTTGTGGACGCTATCCAAGCTGCCGGCGTGAAACGTTTGACAGATATCAAACTCTTTGACGTTTTCTCAGGCGAAAAATTGGGACTTGGTATGAAGTCAATGGCTTATAGCTTGACTTTCCAAAATCCAGAAGATAGCTTAACGGACGAAGAAGTCGCACGCTATATGGAAAAAATCCAAGCGTCTCTTGAAGAAAAAGTCAATGCAGAAGTACGTTAA
- a CDS encoding GNAT family N-acetyltransferase: protein MIRKVEMADVEVLAKIAKQTFRETFAHDNTEEQLQEYFEEAYSLKTLSTELENSDSETYFIMREEEIAGFLKVNWGSAQTERELEDAFEIQRLYVLQKFQGFGLGKQLFEFALELATKNSFSWAWLGVWEHNTKAQAFYNRYGFEKFSQHHFMVGQKVDTDWLLRKKLR, encoded by the coding sequence ATGATTAGAAAAGTAGAAATGGCAGATGTTGAGGTGTTGGCTAAAATAGCCAAACAAACCTTTCGTGAAACATTTGCTCATGATAATACGGAAGAGCAGTTACAGGAATACTTTGAAGAGGCTTATAGTCTGAAAACTTTATCAACTGAGTTGGAAAATTCTGACTCCGAAACCTATTTCATTATGCGCGAAGAGGAGATAGCTGGTTTTCTCAAAGTCAACTGGGGAAGTGCTCAGACTGAGAGAGAATTAGAGGATGCTTTTGAAATTCAACGCCTCTATGTGCTACAAAAATTCCAAGGATTTGGACTAGGTAAGCAATTGTTTGAATTCGCTCTTGAACTTGCTACAAAAAATAGTTTTTCTTGGGCTTGGCTAGGTGTTTGGGAGCATAATACAAAAGCTCAAGCATTTTATAATCGATATGGTTTTGAAAAATTTAGCCAACATCATTTTATGGTTGGTCAAAAAGTAGATACGGATTGGTTACTGAGAAAGAAATTAAGGTAA
- the pheS gene encoding phenylalanine--tRNA ligase subunit alpha: protein MSTIEEQLKALREETLASLKQITAENEKEMQDLRVSVLGKKGSLTEILKGMKDVSAEMRPIIGKHVNEARDVLTAAFEETAKLLEEKKVAAQLASESIDVTLPGRPVATGHRHVLTQTSEEIEDIFIGMGYQVVDGFEVEQDYYNFERMNLPKDHPARDMQDTFYITEEILLRTHTSPVQARAMDAHDFSKGPLKMISPGRVFRRDTDDATHSHQFHQIEGLVVGKNISMADLQGTLQLIVQKMFGEERQIRLRPSYFPFTEPSVEVDVSCFKCGGEGCNVCKKTGWIEIMGAGMVHPRVLEMSGIDATVYSGFAFGLGQERVAMLRYGINDIRGFYQGDVRFSEQFK from the coding sequence ATGTCAACTATTGAAGAACAATTAAAAGCGCTTCGCGAAGAAACGCTGGCTAGCTTGAAGCAGATTACTGCTGAAAATGAAAAAGAGATGCAAGACTTGCGTGTCTCTGTCCTTGGTAAAAAGGGTTCGCTCACTGAAATCCTCAAAGGGATGAAAGATGTTTCTGCTGAGATGCGTCCAATCATCGGGAAACACGTCAATGAAGCTCGTGATGTCTTAACAGCAGCCTTTGAAGAAACAGCTAAGCTTTTGGAAGAAAAGAAAGTTGCAGCTCAATTGGCTAGCGAGAGCATTGATGTGACACTTCCAGGGCGTCCTGTTGCGACTGGTCACCGTCATGTTCTTACACAAACAAGTGAAGAAATCGAAGATATTTTCATTGGAATGGGTTACCAAGTCGTGGATGGTTTTGAAGTGGAGCAAGACTACTATAACTTTGAACGTATGAACCTTCCAAAAGACCACCCAGCTCGTGATATGCAGGATACTTTCTATATTACTGAAGAAATCTTGCTCCGTACCCACACGTCTCCAGTTCAAGCGCGTGCCATGGATGCCCATGATTTTTCTAAAGGTCCTTTGAAGATGATCTCGCCAGGGCGTGTGTTCCGTCGTGACACAGACGATGCGACTCACAGTCACCAGTTCCACCAAATCGAAGGTTTGGTTGTTGGGAAAAATATTTCTATGGCTGACCTTCAAGGAACGCTTCAATTGATCGTTCAAAAAATGTTCGGTGAAGAGCGTCAAATCCGTCTGCGTCCATCTTACTTCCCATTCACAGAGCCATCTGTTGAGGTGGATGTTTCTTGCTTCAAGTGTGGTGGAGAAGGCTGTAACGTATGTAAGAAAACAGGTTGGATCGAAATTATGGGTGCCGGTATGGTTCACCCACGTGTCCTTGAAATGAGTGGTATCGATGCGACTGTTTACTCGGGCTTTGCCTTTGGTCTTGGACAAGAGCGTGTAGCTATGCTCCGTTATGGAATCAACGATATCCGTGGATTCTACCAAGGAGATGTCCGCTTCTCAGAACAGTTTAAATAA